CAGCACGCTGCGACCTCAGATGGGGCAGCAAGGCGCGGGTCAGCACCATCGGGGCGGTGAGGTTGAGATCGATCTCGCTGCGGATGCGCTCAGCGGTGCACTCTGCCTGATCGAACAGCACGTTGTGTTGCATGCCCGCGTTGTTGATCAGGCAGGCCAGGTCGGGATAGCGGGAGACAAGGTCGGCGGCGAGCGCCTCCAGCGATGCCAGGTCGGACAGGTCTCCAGGGATGAACTCGATGTGCGGGTGCACCGCCCGCAATGGCGCCAGCGCCTCTGCATTTCGGCCCAGTGCGAGCACCGGCGCGCCCGCTTCGGCCAGTTGGCGGGTGAGGGCCAGACCGATGCCCGAGGTGGCGCCGGTGACCAGCGTTCTGGGCCAGGGAAAAAGCGACGCTGCGCTGTGCTTCAATGAGGAACTGTTCATGAGGCTGAACTGTAGGAAGGCTTTCGCATGCCGTCATTAACCGAAGTTAATCGCCCGCCAGCCGCGTCGGGCGCCTGGCAACGCCTGCTCGAATCCGCGGCGGGTGGCCCGCTCCCCGATTGGGACCAACTGGCGCCACACATTGCGCTCAAGGCGCTGCCCGCTGGCGCGACCGTCTTCGACCAGGGCACCAAGCACCCTTACATCTACGCGGTTCGCGAAGGCCTGATCAAGCTCAGCTACATCGACGACAACGGCGGGGAATGGGTCAAGTCGTTCGCCAGCGAGGGCCGGTTTTTCGCCAGCATCGCAGCCTTGCAGGCCGACGGCCGCACCAGCTTCATGAGCACGGCGATCGAAGCTTCGCAACTCGAACGCCTGCCCTACCGGATCTTGAACGAACTGGCCAGCCGGCACCTTGCCTGGGCCCGCGCGGTGCAGCAGATGACCATGCTGTTTGCGTCCCGCAAAGAAGCGCGCGAGCGCGACCTGCTCACATTGACCCCGGAGGGCCGCTACCGGGCCTTTCTCGCCGACAACCCGGCCATGGAAAAGCGCATTGCCCAGAAAGACCTGGCGCGTTACCTCGGTCTGACCCCGGTGGGCTTGAACCGGATCGTGACGCGGGTCCGGCGTACCTCAGCCCAGCAGGTTTAGGCGCAGATCAGACCGCAAAGGCCTCGGTATCCACCTCGCTGTTGCCCTGGGCGTTGTAGCGGCTGCCCACGACGGTATGCTGGTTGATCAGCGCGTCCAGCCGCGCCATCACATCGGCACTCAGCGCCACATCGGCCGCGCCCAGATCGTCGAGCAGGTGCGCCGCGGTGCGGGTGCCGGGAATGGGCAGGATGTGGTCGCCGCGGTGCAGCAACCAGGCGATGGCGAGTTGCGACGGCGTGCAACCCACTTCATGCGCGATGGCGAAATAGCCGGGCAGCAGCTTGGCGTTGGCGGCGTAATTCTCGGGGCTGAAGCGCGGCATGCTGCGGCGAATGTCTTTGGCGTCGAAGCGGCTGACATCCATCTCACCGCAAAGGAAACCGCGGGCCACCGGGCTGAATGCCACGAAAGCCGTGCCCAGCGCTTTGCAAGCGTCGAGCACCGCAATCTCCGGGTTGCGCGTCCACAGCGAATACTCGGTTTGCACGGCGGCAATCGGGTGCACCGCATGGGCCTTGCGCAGCGTGGTGGCCGACACTTCCGACAAGCCCACCGCCTGAATTTTGCCCGCGCGCACCAGGTCGCTCAGCGCGCCCACACTGTCTTCGATCGGCACCTGCTTGTCCCAGCGGTGCAGGTAATACAGGTCGATCACGTCGGTCTTCAAGCGCTTCAACGCGGCTTCGCAAGTGGCCTTGATGGTCTCGGGCCGTCCGTCGATCACGCGCACCAGCTTGCCGTCACCGGTCACATCCACGCCCTGCATGCCACACTTGCTCGCCAACGTGAATCGGGAGCGGTCAGCGCTGAGGTATTTGCCGACCAGGGTTTCGCTGACGCCAAAGCCGTAGAGCGCGGCGGTGTCGAAATGGGTCACGCCTGCGTCGAGCGCGGCGCGCAGCAAACGCTCGGCTTCGGCCTCGGAGACGGGCGCGCCGTAGGCGTGGCAAATGTTCATGCAGCCCAGGCCGATGGCCGAGACTGGGAAGGTTCCGAGTTGTCTGTTTTGCATGTTCAAGGTACAGGTTGTTGGGCCAGGGTGGGCGGATCGGGCAGTTCGGGCGTGGCCACCGGGCCGGTGCCGCTGAAGCGCTCCAGCGCCAGGAAAATCACCGGCGTGATGAACAGGGTAATGGCCTGCGAAAACAGCAAGCCGCCGACCACCGCAAGGCCCAGCGGCTGGCGCAACTCGGCGCCGGCGCCCAGGCCCATGGCAATCGGCAGCGCGCCCATGAGCGCGGCCAGCGTGGTCATCATGATAGGGCGAAAGCGCAGGATGCAGGCCTCGCGAATCGCCTCGGCTGGCGCGAGGCCCCGGCGGCGCTGCGCGTCCAGCGCGAAGTCGATCATCATGATGGCGTTCTTCTTGACTATGCCGATAAGCAAGACGATACCGATGGTGGCAATCAGCGTCAGGTCCTGACCAAAAAGCATCAAGGTCGCCAGCGCGCCCACGGCCGCCGATGGCAGGCCAGCCAGAATGGTGAGCGGGTGGATGTAGCTTTCGTACAAAACGCCCAGCAACACATAGATCACCAGCAACGCCGCGATGATCAGCCAGGCCTGGCTGGCCTGCGAATCCTTGAACACCGCCGCATCACCGCCAAAGCGGCTGATGATGGACGACGGCAGGCCGATGGCTTTGCTGGCCGCGTCGATGCGTGCAGTGGCCTCGCCCAGCGCTGCGCCTGGCGCGAGGTTGAACGACACGGTTACCGCCTGCAACTGCCCCACGTGGTTGATCGCCGTGGCGCCGACGGTGCGGGTCACCGTGGTGAAGCTGCTCAAGGGCACCAGGGCACCGGTGTTCGAGCGCACGTGGATGCCGCTGAGCGCGCTCTCGTCCTGCTTGGCCTCGGGCGCCACTTCCATGATGACCTGGTAGCTGTCGGTGGGCAGGTAAATGGTCGAGACCTGGCGCGCGCCAAAGGCGTTGTAGAGCGCGGTTCGGATGGCTTCGATGGAGACGCCCAGGGTGTTGGCCGCATCGCGATCGATGTGCACCTGCGCTTGCAGCGCGCTCAATTGCGCGTCGCTGGTCACATCGCGAAACATCGGGTCGTCGCGCAATTGCGCTTGCAATTTGCCCGCCCAGACATCGAGCTCGTCGGCCTTCACGCTTTGCAGGATGTACTGGAACTGCGCCTTGCTGGGGCGCCCGCCGAGTTGCAGGTTTTGCACCGGTCGCATGAAAACACTGATCCCGGCCACGGCGCGAAGCTTCTTGCGCAGACCGTCCACGACCTGCTTCATGGGCATGCGCTCGCCGAGCGGCTTGAGCGTGACAAACATGCGGCCCGAATTCTGCGAGCCACTGCCGCCGTTGAACGAACTCACCGCCAGCACATTGGGATCGTTGCGCACGATCTCCGCGGCCCGCTCCTGCAGGCGAACCATCTCGGGAAACGACGTGTCTTCAGCGGCCTCGGTGGACACCTGAATCTGACCGATGTCTTCTTCAGGAAAGAAACCCTTGGGGATGGCCATGCCCAGCCAGACGGTGGCGCCCAAGGTGGCCGCGGCCACCAGCAACACCGTCCTGCGCCAGGCCAGTGCCAGGTCCAGCACGCGTGTGTAGCCCGCCAGCATGGCGTTGAATCCGGACTCGAAGGCCCTGACCACGCCGCCGGCCGGCTTCTTGTGGCGCTCATCGGTCAGAAAGCGACTGGCCAGCATCGGTACCAGCGTCAGCGATACAAATGCGGACACCGCAATCGACAGCCCCACCACCACCGCAAACTCGTGGAACAGCAGGCCGATCACGCCCGGCATGAAAAAGATCGGGATGAACACCGCGATCAGCGAGGTCGACATGGACACGATGGTGAAACCCACCGCGCGCGAACCCTTGAGCGCGGCCTGAAATGGGTCCTCGCCCTTCTCCACCAGCCGGATGATTTCCTCCAGCACCACGATGGCATCGTCCACCACCAGGCCCACGGCCAGGGTCAGCCCCAGCAGGGAAATGTTGTCCAGGCTGTAGTTCATGCCCCAGAGCAAGGCCAGCGCCCCGACCAGTGACACCGGCAGCGACAGCGCCGGAATCACGGTGGCCACGAAGCGCCGCAGAAACAGAAAGATCACCAGCACCACCAGCGCCACCGTGCCCATCAGCGTCAGCGACACATCGTGCAGCGCCTCGCGCACCGAAGTTGAGCGGTCGTTTACCGGGGTCATCCTGACCGAGTCCGGCATCTGCGCCTGCAAGGCCGGCAGCGCGGCGCGGATCGCGTCGACCACCTTCACCGTATTGGCGCCGGGCTGGCGCTGCACAGCCAGGGTGATGGAGGTCTCGCCGTTCAATGTGGCGAAGCTGTTGGTGTTTTCCAGCCCGTCTTCCACGCTCGCCACATCGCGCAACCGCACCGGGTTGCCGCCGCGGGTGCTGACGATCAGGTCCGCGAACTCGGCCGCCGAGCGCAATTGCTGATTCGCCTGCAGCACCAGGCTTTGGCGCGGACCGTCCAGCGTGCCCAGCGGCGTGTTGACGTTGGCCGCGCGCAACGCGCTGCTGAGCTCGTCGAGCCCAAGGTTGCGGGCCGCGAGCGCCTGCGGATTGACGCGCACGCGCACTGCAAAGCGCTTGGATCCGTAGACGGTGACCTGGGCCACGCCATCGATGGTCGACAGCGTTGGCGAGATCAGGTGTTCGGCGAAGTCGTTGAGGTCAGACAGCGCGATGGAGGGCGAGGTCAGGGCCACCAGCAAGATGGGCGCATCCGCCGGATTCACCTTGCGGTATGACGGCGGGTTGGTCATGTCGCTGGGCAAGCTGCGCTGGGCGCGCAGCAAGGCAGCCTGCACATCCACTGCCGCCGCGTCGATGTCGAGCCCTTCGTTGAACTCCAGCGTCAGCGAGGTGCGGCCCAGGGTGCTGGTGGAACTGATGGTCTTCAGCCCCGGCACGGTCTGGAATTGCTTCTCCAGCGGCAAGGCCACCGAAGTGGCCATGGTTTCCGGGTTGGCGCCGGGCAGGTTGGCCAACACGTTGATGACCGGCGTGTCGTAGCTCGGCAAGGCGGCCACCGGGATGCTCTGGTAGCCAATGATCCCGGCGACCACGATGGCCAGGTTCAGCAACACCGTCATCACCGGACGGCGGATGAAGATTTCTGAGAAGTTCATGGTTTGCCCGCGGCTGCAGCCTCACTGGCCGGTGGTTGGAGCGGCTTGCCCCGCTCCTGGCCTTCTGCGCTGACCGCGCTCTGGGGCTCGCTGGCCCGCTCCACCACCATGCTGCCCGGGCGCACGTTTTGCCGCCCGTCCACGATCACCGCGTCGCCCACGTTGACACCACTCACCGCCGCCTCACCGTCTTGGGCATACAGCGTCTGCACAGCGCGCGCGCTGGCTTTCCCGTCTTCAACCACATAGACCATCGCGCCGCGCGCGGACTGGATGATCGCTGCC
This region of Hydrogenophaga crassostreae genomic DNA includes:
- a CDS encoding SDR family oxidoreductase, translating into MNSSSLKHSAASLFPWPRTLVTGATSGIGLALTRQLAEAGAPVLALGRNAEALAPLRAVHPHIEFIPGDLSDLASLEALAADLVSRYPDLACLINNAGMQHNVLFDQAECTAERIRSEIDLNLTAPMVLTRALLPHLRSQRAAWVVNVTSGLAFAPKPSAAVYSATKAGLHLFTEALRLQMQGRNKLQVVEAIMPLVDTPMTQGRGRNKLPASEAAAQVIEGLRTGRDNIWVGKAKGIPWLQRLAPSLLARILRGG
- a CDS encoding Crp/Fnr family transcriptional regulator, whose product is MPSLTEVNRPPAASGAWQRLLESAAGGPLPDWDQLAPHIALKALPAGATVFDQGTKHPYIYAVREGLIKLSYIDDNGGEWVKSFASEGRFFASIAALQADGRTSFMSTAIEASQLERLPYRILNELASRHLAWARAVQQMTMLFASRKEARERDLLTLTPEGRYRAFLADNPAMEKRIAQKDLARYLGLTPVGLNRIVTRVRRTSAQQV
- a CDS encoding aldo/keto reductase, with amino-acid sequence MQNRQLGTFPVSAIGLGCMNICHAYGAPVSEAEAERLLRAALDAGVTHFDTAALYGFGVSETLVGKYLSADRSRFTLASKCGMQGVDVTGDGKLVRVIDGRPETIKATCEAALKRLKTDVIDLYYLHRWDKQVPIEDSVGALSDLVRAGKIQAVGLSEVSATTLRKAHAVHPIAAVQTEYSLWTRNPEIAVLDACKALGTAFVAFSPVARGFLCGEMDVSRFDAKDIRRSMPRFSPENYAANAKLLPGYFAIAHEVGCTPSQLAIAWLLHRGDHILPIPGTRTAAHLLDDLGAADVALSADVMARLDALINQHTVVGSRYNAQGNSEVDTEAFAV
- a CDS encoding efflux RND transporter permease subunit, which codes for MNFSEIFIRRPVMTVLLNLAIVVAGIIGYQSIPVAALPSYDTPVINVLANLPGANPETMATSVALPLEKQFQTVPGLKTISSTSTLGRTSLTLEFNEGLDIDAAAVDVQAALLRAQRSLPSDMTNPPSYRKVNPADAPILLVALTSPSIALSDLNDFAEHLISPTLSTIDGVAQVTVYGSKRFAVRVRVNPQALAARNLGLDELSSALRAANVNTPLGTLDGPRQSLVLQANQQLRSAAEFADLIVSTRGGNPVRLRDVASVEDGLENTNSFATLNGETSITLAVQRQPGANTVKVVDAIRAALPALQAQMPDSVRMTPVNDRSTSVREALHDVSLTLMGTVALVVLVIFLFLRRFVATVIPALSLPVSLVGALALLWGMNYSLDNISLLGLTLAVGLVVDDAIVVLEEIIRLVEKGEDPFQAALKGSRAVGFTIVSMSTSLIAVFIPIFFMPGVIGLLFHEFAVVVGLSIAVSAFVSLTLVPMLASRFLTDERHKKPAGGVVRAFESGFNAMLAGYTRVLDLALAWRRTVLLVAAATLGATVWLGMAIPKGFFPEEDIGQIQVSTEAAEDTSFPEMVRLQERAAEIVRNDPNVLAVSSFNGGSGSQNSGRMFVTLKPLGERMPMKQVVDGLRKKLRAVAGISVFMRPVQNLQLGGRPSKAQFQYILQSVKADELDVWAGKLQAQLRDDPMFRDVTSDAQLSALQAQVHIDRDAANTLGVSIEAIRTALYNAFGARQVSTIYLPTDSYQVIMEVAPEAKQDESALSGIHVRSNTGALVPLSSFTTVTRTVGATAINHVGQLQAVTVSFNLAPGAALGEATARIDAASKAIGLPSSIISRFGGDAAVFKDSQASQAWLIIAALLVIYVLLGVLYESYIHPLTILAGLPSAAVGALATLMLFGQDLTLIATIGIVLLIGIVKKNAIMMIDFALDAQRRRGLAPAEAIREACILRFRPIMMTTLAALMGALPIAMGLGAGAELRQPLGLAVVGGLLFSQAITLFITPVIFLALERFSGTGPVATPELPDPPTLAQQPVP